The following is a genomic window from Bufo gargarizans isolate SCDJY-AF-19 unplaced genomic scaffold, ASM1485885v1 fragScaff_scaffold_587_pilon, whole genome shotgun sequence.
CCGGCCTCTTATTAACTGCGGACCCCCAGCCGCCCGGCCTCTTATTAACTGCGGACCCCCAGCCGCCCGGCCTCTTATTAACTGCGGACCCCCAGCCGCCCGGCCTCTTATTAACTGCGGACCCCCAGCCGCCCGGCCTCTTATTAACTGCGGACCCCCAGCCGCCCGGCCTCTTATTAACTGCGGACCCCCAGCCGCCCGGCCTCTTATTAACTGCGGACCCCCAGCCGCCCGGCCTCTTATTAACTGCGGACCCCCAGCCGCCCGGCCTCTTATTAACTGCGGACCCCCAGCCGCCCGGCCTCTTATTAACTGCGGACCCCCAGCCGCCCGGCCTCTTATTAACTGCGGACCCCCAGCCGCCCGGCCTCTTATTAACTGCGGACCCCCAGCCGCCCGGCCTCTTATTAACTGCGGACCCCCAGCCGCCCGGCCTCTTATTAACTGCGGACCCCCAGCCGCCCGGCCTCTTATTAACTGCGGACCCCCAGCCGCCCGGCCTCTTATTAACTGCGGACCCCCAGCCGCCCGGgctcttattttttttactctactGAAAACATGTAGCCCGACCTCTGCTCCCccacatgcaatcccatgtaaaacaTCAGTCCCCCCCATCGCCACAGGTTTAGGTCAGGTGACGAGGTCATGTGATTGCGGTTCAGGGCGCCCATTTCCCGGTGCCGCTCCGGTGTGTTTCGGAGGTAAGCGCTCATTCACACCAATGTATTTTTGATCCGCGTTTTTTGTGGGTCGGATGCGGTAAAGATGGGTCAGCTGTAACCTGTCCGGTTCCCTCCACGGTTCTATCagcggccggtgtccgtgttctgGTTTTCCCGGGATGAGATCGGACCCGCACCTTGACCTGGAGTTGGCGGCCATGGCCACTGACCAGCACACTGCGCAGGCCTAGAGTTAACCCCTGGTGTTCTGCATAGCCCCAGCCTCGGTAAGGGGCTGTtgctcgttgccatggttacagtAAGGGCTGTTTGGGTGGAGAAGGCTACTTTTGGGGGCGGGGTTAGATGAGCTCAGAAGTCCATACATTCTAGGCGCAGAAGGCTCCGCCCTTGCTGTGACGTCACAACTACCTGCAGCAGGAGGCGGCTACAGCGCCATGACGTCATCGGTGCGCGCCGAGGGAAAGATGGCGGCGCTCTTCTCTCACTCCCGGTCGCTGTTTATAACGGACGTTGGTCCGATGCGGTTCTATGTGCGGCCTGGCCCCCTGAAACGGCAGCTGTCGCCGCTTATCTGTCACGGCGGCGGGATTGTgtgtcgtgtgcaggagcccgGGGCCTTCCTCCTCTCAGAGCCCGGACAAGCTGAGGGGATCCAGTACATGGCCAGCACCTACGTCACCGACTGTGTGCGCAAGAACCGGAGGCTGTCCCCCCGGAGCTACCGCCTGGCGAGGCGAGTGGGGGCCCCTGACAAGCAGCACCTGTGGGAGAGGAAGGGCCCTCCGGGGGCCACCCCTGCATCATGTGAGGGGAGCCCTGCTGTAGGTGGCCCCAGGGAAGGAGAGCCCCACACAGCCCTGGAGAGTGACCCTGCAGTAAATGGGGCCGGTCTTGGTGTCATCACCCCAGGGGCCCCTGCATCACAAGACCACGGCCCCCCTACCACAGGGGCCCCTGCATCACAAGACCACGGCCCCTCTACCACAGGGGCCCCTGCAGCACGTGACCTCGGCCCCTCTACCACAGGGGCCCCTGCAGCACGTGACCTCGGCCCCTCTACCACAGGGGCCCCTGCAGCACGTGACCTCGGCCCCTCTACCACAGGGGCCCCTGCAGCACGTGACCTCGGCCCCTCTACCACAGGGGCCCCTGCAGCACGTGACCTCGGCCCCTCTACCACAGGGGCCCCTGCAGCACGTGACCTCGGCCCCTCTACCACAGGGGCCCCTGCAGCACGTGACCTCGGCCCCTCTACCACAGGGGCCCCTGCAGCACGTGACCTCGGCCCCTCTACCACAGGGGCCCCTGCAGCACGTGACCTCGGCCCCTCTACCACAGGGGCCCCTGCACGTCAGGATGAGCAGGTAGCAGATGGCGGAGGAGATAAAGCACAGAGAGCGGGAGACAATGGAAGACACAACGAAGTAAGAGTGGCCCTGCCCAAGCGCAGAGTCGCTGCAGAATCGGGATGGAGGGGCCCGATGAGGAGGCGCATGTTTTGCTGGGAGGAAGACGTCGCCATATTCCAGTATGTCCGGGAGAACGAAGCGCCCACGAGGCTGGTGACGGGCACCCTGCTgtggaaggagctggagcagaagGGGCTGCTGTGCAGGACGTGGCAGGCCATGAAAACCCGCTACACCAGGTACATCCTGCAGAACGCCCACTGCTACAACCTGCCCGCAACCAGCCAAACTGCCCCCGCCAGGACCGACGGAAGATCTGCCGACCAGCAGGGGGGCCCGTCCTGTGCAGGCCCCGCCGACCAGCAGGGGGGCCCGTCCTGTGCAGGCCCCGCCGACCAGCAGGGGGGCCCGTCCTGTGCAGGCCCCGCCGACCAGCAGGGGGGCCCGTCCTGTGCAGGCCCCGCCGACCAGCAGGGGGGCCCGTCCTGTGCAGGCCCCGCCGACCAGCAGGGGGGCTCGTCCTGTGCAGGCCCCGCCGACCAGCAGGGGGGCCCGTCCTGTGCAGGCCCCGCCGACCAGCACCCTGTCCTGCTGCCAGCTGACACCACTGATACTGGAGGACACCGCCTGAGGAGTGCGAGCCGCAGAATCGAAACGGGAGAAACCCCAAAAACAGTGCAAGAAAGCGGAGACTCCTCATGGGAAGGAGGCGAGTCTCCGTCATACTGCGCTTGGGGGCCGCAACTCGTCACTGCCCTTTATAGGAGACCACCCAGAGTAAGAATACAGCACGGCATGCAGCAGGATGTGATCACATGATGGTccagagccaggggccacactgcTGATTGTAGCATTTATTAAAAGGGGGCAGCCCATTTAAATTTCATGGGGTCTCCTTAAAGGGTTAGTCCAGTCTTCTGTAATAGAATCTTAAAGGGTTGCGGCCATTAGTGCGTTGTCACTAGGATATATCGTTAGTGCTTGAGCATGGGGGGTCCATTACTGACGCTCTCCCTCATTGTGTCTGTGTGCTGCTCCTGTTACTGACGCTCTCCCTCATCTTCTCTGTGTGCTGCTCCTGTTCGTGACGCTCTGCCTCATTGTGTCTGTGTGCTGCTCCTGTTCGTGACGCTCTGCCTCATCGTGTCTGTGTGCTGCTCCTGTTCGTGATGCTCTGCCTCATTGTGTCTGTGTGCTGCTCCTGTTTGTGATGCTCTCCCTCATCTTCTCTGTGTGCCGCTCCTGTTACTGACGCTCTCCCTCGTTGTGTCTGTGTGCCGCTCTGTTACTGACGCTCTCCCTcgttgtgtctgtgtctctccaggATATGACGGCTCTGTGTCTACCAGTCGGCCGCTCCCCAATACACAGGAAAACCAGGACATCGACAGCTCAGAAGACGTGCACGTTTTTGAAATCGCCAACATGGAGTTTGAGGTAAAGTTGAGAAAATCTCTCTGGTTGTTAAAGGAAACAGTCGGCAAACGCTAACCGTCCCACTGAGAGCAGATAATGTACTTCATGGAAGCAGCGGTCCCTTCAAAAGATGATTCTGTGAAGAAGGGGGTAAAAACCACAGTTCCCAGCATTCGCCTCATCACAGCCAGCTCTAttcagacactgaaccagcagagGATGCTGGAGGAGATCTGaagctgcagaatagtgagtgcagctctggagtataatacaggatgtaactcaggatcagtacaggataagtaatgtatgtacacagtgactgcaccagcagaatagtgagcgcagctctggagtataatacaggatgtaactcaggatcagtacaggataagtaatgtatgtacacagtaactgcaccagcagaatagtgagtgcagctctggagtataatacaggatgtaactcaggatcagtacaggataagtaatgtatgtacacagtaactgcaccagcagaatagtgagcgcagctctggggtataatacaggatgtaactcaggatcagtacaggataagtaatgtatgtacacagtgactgcaccagcagaatagtgagtgcagctctggagtataatacaggatgtaactcaggatcagtacaggataagtaatgtatgtacacagtgactgcaccagcagaatagtgagtgcagctctggagtataatacaggatgtaactcaggatcagtacaggataagtaatgtatgtacacagtgactgcaccagcagaatagtgagtgcagctctggagtataatataggatgtaactcaggatcagtacaggataagtaatgtatgtacacagtgactgcaccagcagaatagtgagtgcagctctggagtatattacaggatgaGTCCAGAGTCTGTCCGCTGATTGTCTTGCTCTCTCCCGACAGGTGGAAGATGAGGATTCTGGATGTAATGTGATGGTTCCGCTCATCAGCCTGGATAAGCCTGTTGTTAGTGAGGTGACTGCTGCTCCGCAGCTGCATGACGCAACCTCCAGCCCCCACACGTCTGATGATGAGGGTCTCCAGGACGCCATAGCTGACATGATGAAGGAGTTTAAGCTGGACGTCTGCCAGGTCACTCAGGCGCTTCTCAAGAATAACGGGGAGGTGGGCAGCACCCGGGTCTTCCTGCGCACTGGCCTGCGGCCTGACGGCTTTCCCATCTGGGAGTATAAAGACGATGTAGAATTACAGAGGAATGACCCCGCGGTGTGGCCCCGGCTGGCCCGGAAATATGGCTCTGACAACGTTGCTAAAAGAGTGGCCTTCTTGGCCAGTTATAAGTCGTCCTTTGTCCCTCAGCAGCGTCCATGATGCCTCAGGACCACTTTCCCTGCAACAAATCCGCCGCTGTAAATATAACAGGGCTTGTATCTgcatctgggaaagctgagtgacacttAGAAGAGCGGATTTCGTCGTCCTCTACGAGACCTCCGGGGTTTTCTATGTACTGGGTGTCAGCCCTGGACAGAATGTGGAAGGAAGGAAACCTTCCATTGCCTCGTCCTGGGAAAGGGGGACATCTGCAGCTTCTGTGTGCACAGCGTCCAATGTTCCATTCTGATGGGGGTTTCATTGTATAAAGGTATAAGATATTGTATTAAACTGAATTTCTGAACTTGTTTATTATTTAAATCATGAAGCAGGTAAatgtatcata
Proteins encoded in this region:
- the LOC122922662 gene encoding telomeric repeat-binding factor 2-interacting protein 1-like isoform X3, translating into MTSSVRAEGKMAALFSHSRSLFITDVGPMRFYVRPGPLKRQLSPLICHGGGIVCRVQEPGAFLLSEPGQAEGIQYMASTYVTDCVRKNRRLSPRSYRLARRVGAPDKQHLWERKGPPGATPASCEGSPAVGGPREGEPHTALESDPAVNGAGLGVITPGAPASQDHGPPTTGAPASQDHGPSTTGAPAARDLGPSTTGAPAARDLGPSTTGAPAARDLGPSTTGAPAARDLGPSTTGAPAARDLGPSTTGAPAARDLGPSTTGAPAARDLGPSTTGAPAARDLGPSTTGAPAARDLGPSTTGAPARQDEQVADGGGDKAQRAGDNGRHNEVRVALPKRRVAAESGWRGPMRRRMFCWEEDVAIFQYVRENEAPTRLVTGTLLWKELEQKGLLCRTWQAMKTRYTRYILQNAHCYNLPATSQTAPARTDGRSADQQGGPSCAGPADQQGGPSCAGPADQQGGPSCAGPADQQGGPSCAGPADQQGGPSCAGPADQQGGSSCAGPADQQGGPSCAGPADQHPVLLPADTTDTGGHRLRSASRRIETGETPKTVQESGDSSWEGGESPSYCAWGPQLVTALYRRPPRDMTALCLPVGRSPIHRKTRTSTAQKTCTFLKSPTWSLRWKMRILDVM
- the LOC122922662 gene encoding telomeric repeat-binding factor 2-interacting protein 1-like isoform X2, whose protein sequence is MTSSVRAEGKMAALFSHSRSLFITDVGPMRFYVRPGPLKRQLSPLICHGGGIVCRVQEPGAFLLSEPGQAEGIQYMASTYVTDCVRKNRRLSPRSYRLARRVGAPDKQHLWERKGPPGATPASCEGSPAVGGPREGEPHTALESDPAVNGAGLGVITPGAPASQDHGPPTTGAPASQDHGPSTTGAPAARDLGPSTTGAPAARDLGPSTTGAPAARDLGPSTTGAPAARDLGPSTTGAPAARDLGPSTTGAPAARDLGPSTTGAPAARDLGPSTTGAPAARDLGPSTTGAPARQDEQVADGGGDKAQRAGDNGRHNEVRVALPKRRVAAESGWRGPMRRRMFCWEEDVAIFQYVRENEAPTRLVTGTLLWKELEQKGLLCRTWQAMKTRYTRYILQNAHCYNLPATSQTAPARTDGRSADQQGGPSCAGPADQQGGPSCAGPADQQGGPSCAGPADQQGGPSCAGPADQQGGPSCAGPADQQGGSSCAGPADQQGGPSCAGPADQHPVLLPADTTDTGGHRLRSASRRIETGETPKTVQESGDSSWEGGYDGSVSTSRPLPNTQENQDIDSSEDVHVFEIANMEFEVEDEDSGCNVMVPLISLDKPVVSEVTAAPQLHDATSSPHTSDDEGLQDAIADMMKEFKLDVCQVTQALLKNNGEVGSTRVFLRTGLRPDGFPIWEYKDDVELQRNDPAVWPRLARKYGSDNVAKRVAFLASYKSSFVPQQRP
- the LOC122922662 gene encoding telomeric repeat-binding factor 2-interacting protein 1-like isoform X1 is translated as MTSSVRAEGKMAALFSHSRSLFITDVGPMRFYVRPGPLKRQLSPLICHGGGIVCRVQEPGAFLLSEPGQAEGIQYMASTYVTDCVRKNRRLSPRSYRLARRVGAPDKQHLWERKGPPGATPASCEGSPAVGGPREGEPHTALESDPAVNGAGLGVITPGAPASQDHGPPTTGAPASQDHGPSTTGAPAARDLGPSTTGAPAARDLGPSTTGAPAARDLGPSTTGAPAARDLGPSTTGAPAARDLGPSTTGAPAARDLGPSTTGAPAARDLGPSTTGAPAARDLGPSTTGAPAARDLGPSTTGAPARQDEQVADGGGDKAQRAGDNGRHNEVRVALPKRRVAAESGWRGPMRRRMFCWEEDVAIFQYVRENEAPTRLVTGTLLWKELEQKGLLCRTWQAMKTRYTRYILQNAHCYNLPATSQTAPARTDGRSADQQGGPSCAGPADQQGGPSCAGPADQQGGPSCAGPADQQGGPSCAGPADQQGGPSCAGPADQQGGSSCAGPADQQGGPSCAGPADQHPVLLPADTTDTGGHRLRSASRRIETGETPKTVQESGDSSWEGGYDGSVSTSRPLPNTQENQDIDSSEDVHVFEIANMEFEVEDEDSGCNVMVPLISLDKPVVSEVTAAPQLHDATSSPHTSDDEGLQDAIADMMKEFKLDVCQVTQALLKNNGEVGSTRVFLRTGLRPDGFPIWEYKDDVELQRNDPAVWPRLARKYGSDNVAKRVAFLASYKSSFVPQQRP